The window atttatagccTAATAAACATTATAGATAAAAGTAtactctaaaaaatataaacgtTAAACTAGggacaaatttaaatttagaaattataattaatggaatttaaacttaatataaacataaaattgaaaagaattagattcacaatttattttactaatcacTAAACtgttattgtttttaaatattcacaAATAAAAGATTTGATATGCAATTGAGTTGCGGATACATAAATCCGCAAGCACAAATAATTTTGGTTGAgattgaaatattatatatatatataaaataacttaagAAATTAGAAATAAGACCcctttcatttttaaataatggaCTTCTGCTTCACCAGATATGAAAGAACTTGTCCGAACCTTTAGGCTTGTTTGATTTAGAttgtttaactaatttaaacaaAACCTATATATCCCATCATGTTTATTTTCactataaaatcattttattgaGTTGGCGTAAAGAATGTGATCACcctatacatatacatatatatatatatatatatatagaagtgatagagtgagggaatttagtaagggaatttggtgagggaatgacgtggcatcaccatcattggttggaaaatgtaaaagtgagaggaaagagagaaattatttgattttttcagcgaataagattatgccacatcattccctcaccaaattccctcaccaaattccctcacctaatcatttctcatatatataattcaaagatTGCATATAGGTGTTGTGTCAAAGTCAATCAATGGTAAGTTATTCATCAATAGGAAAATcccaaattttatttacatttattcaAAGATTACATAAATTTCAATAGCCCActctaactaatttataaatatggtcttcaacaaaattattattctacATTTAGCATGcactaatttatattatttaatcttctttaatacaatgtattatttaatctcacattattactcaaaaataaaatcaaactttaccttttatttttcttctaagAACATAAGATtacttatttaagttttttattaaatatatttttatcgtatttttaaacaattttttttttacatttttaacacaagtaattatttcaaataaatctaaaaaaactaattaaaaaaaatattttcttttaaatcagtttttttacaaaattttcatttaagacATCAATATTTTCAGTCCAACTTTTTTGTGCTTAATTTTTGCAACTTCCTTAGTGACCCTCCTAACGCTATCCTTTGTTTTTTACTCTTAATTATAATggttttattaaacaaaaataataataattaacaatgatgaattatttaaaaattactaatatatatatactactaaacagataagttttcaaataagtaaATTCAGTGAATGAACACCACTAGCTACATGAAATTCTTTGAAACACCAAGCTTTTGTCTGCTAATTAAGAACTTATTATAACAAATAAGGAGAAAATTAAAagatctttatattataattgatcCTCCTGAAATATTCTTAAAGTAATACAAATCAGTCTAGTTAATTTCCCCTCTATCGTCAACTTACACATCAATTGACTCCTGCAACAACCAAATCGAAAATGAAACAAGCACCTTAAGAAATCGCGAATAAAActaaattcgaataaaaatcattttaacttaaaacatttGAATAAATTACATGAACTCACCTCTCTTGTGACCAGCTTTTTGAGCCTTCTTTAAACCAAATCTCTCCCTCCATCTAACAGGACTTTTTGGTATCTTTGCCAAGACATGTTCATCATCATTAACTGAAACTGAAAGTTCATCTCTAAGAGTTGTAGTAGtagttttttgaaaatgatcagTACCCAATATCTTAGAGCAATTCTCCTTTAGTGGCAACAACTTCCCCTTGAAGAACGCCTCCTCAGCAGAAATCATGGAATACCCAGAAACCGAAAACTCAAAATCAGAGGACACGGGCGGGTCTCGGTACCCTGGTCCCTCGTG is drawn from Impatiens glandulifera chromosome 3, dImpGla2.1, whole genome shotgun sequence and contains these coding sequences:
- the LOC124928786 gene encoding uncharacterized protein LOC124928786, encoding MAKKKEIKMSFLNIYNNEHCSSIMGPRISFSGDFINGSGPVKHEGPGYRDPPVSSDFEFSVSGYSMISAEEAFFKGKLLPLKENCSKILGTDHFQKTTTTTLRDELSVSVNDDEHVLAKIPKSPVRWRERFGLKKAQKAGHKRGVN